A window of Bactrocera dorsalis isolate Fly_Bdor chromosome 4, ASM2337382v1, whole genome shotgun sequence genomic DNA:
ATaattcaattataaattttcagggaatagaattacatttcaaatttgacaacagaaATAGAATAATAGTATTTTTTCggagaacatatttttttagaacattttccatttcaaataaattcttTTCTTAAGCTTTACAAGTTACAATGTCAACAGAACTGAATTTTCGACAACTTATCGATCTGGCTATCGGTTCACCGGAGCCAGGACATGTAAATTTTTACGCGctgcattttttacttttttcattcgCCGAAAAGCTGAATCTTATCGATGAACCTGTGGACAATACGAAGTACGAAAATGTTTCGATAGTTATGAGCAGTGGCAAGTTCGGGAGCGATTCCTGTGATCAATATCCGGGCTCAGTCAGTTTTGCACATAGTAAAGGCTCCACGCTACGTCATGTGAAAGAATCGGCAAAGCCGTTGATGAAACGCAATCGGAAAAGAGAAACGGGCGGTGCTGATCCCGATGATACTGCAACTGCTGAGGGTACAGAAGTTGAAGAAGCGGAAGGAGGTGAAGGAGGCGAAGGAGGTGAAGGGGGCGAAGGTGGAGAAGGCGGCGAAGAAGCGCAAAATATTCAAGAGGCACCTCAGCAAGAAGTAGTGGAAGAAGTACAGTTAGAGGCACCACCTGAACCGGTTGCGCCTTTAGCAACAAAGCAATCAATTGACAAACCAATAGAACTAGAAATTGTACCGGCAACTGGCGAGGAGGTGTTCGATCAACCAGTCGAAGCAAAAACTTCGGGTGAAGAAATTGATCTTGCTATACAATTAGAACATCAACAATTAACGAGTTCCGTCTATCGTGGCATTACCATTATGAAGGACCAACTGGAACTGGTAATGGAACTTATGCGGCTTGTCGTTTCTGTAACAGTGCAAAAGAGAGCCACACCCATGCAAATAGAACAAATGCAAtcgttagtaaaaaaaatgattgcCATACAAAAGGagaatacatatatagaaaatgcATATGGTTTTCGTATAGACGATACCTACTTCGATCCCGATTTGGACCGACTGGAAGATGGAGTTGAGGATGAGGAAGGTGAGGAGGAAAGTATGCATAGTGATCCCTCCTACAAATCGCCACTGACCTCACATATTGCGGTACCACCAGCCGTTCGGCCAACACAAGAAGAATACGAGTTAGATGCCCATCTTTGCTACTCACCCGATAAGCTATTAGATCAGCTGATGGACCTCAAGTCAGAGTTCTGTATGCTAACGAATAAAGTCAATGAAATTACTGCCACCATACTCGAACAGGATTGTCAACGTACCACAAAGCTGATCGCCGATCTACAAGAACAACTCagagatttgaaattttatgtaacCAGTTTGAAAGAGGCTACCGATCGCATGGAATCGAAAAACGTTAATTACAGTGAGACCATTGATGAGCTCACTAAAACCATAGATGAAATAATGAATGATAAGATCGATAAGAGTGAAATTGAGATACTACTAGCTGATAAAGTCGACTACAATCAATTGCAACGTAAAGTCTCCAATGAACAGATGCAAGAGTTCCAGTGCCGTTTGGATAAGAAATTCACCGAAgttcaaaatcaaatcaaaaccAACGATAAGAATATGTATCAGGCCATGGATAATATAAGGATAACGCTCGGTTTGGCATCTGTAGATGATATACTGAATAGATTTAAGGAGAAGATAGAGGCGCAAATACAAGGGCTGCAGGAAACACTGCGCAAGTATATGGACGCCACAAATGACGAGTGCGCCGCCGCGGGTGCACGTATAAAGGTGCTGCAGGATCTCGCCTGCATCTCCTGCGACACGACATGTGTCATGCGTACCATGGAGAAGTCGAAAGTGGCAAAACTGCCGAATGCGCACGCCTCGAATTTGTTAAGCCCACTCATCACCTACGAAATCGGTTCGATACGCAAGTCAGGCATTATGGGCTATTACCGAAAGGATGATTTCCCACATGCACCGAATGCATGGCTCAACCAGCAGAGGGTTTCGATGCGCATGTGCGTGCCACGTCACGCAGGCGGCGCTCATACTACTCACACCGCCAAGGAACACTTCGAAAAAGTCGTGATCAGTAAAAAATAAGACCTTAATTTTGTGTAGATCCTTAAAGCCAGCCTCTTTCAGTTTCATTCCGTTATGggctctttaaatatttttgtcgataCTCAGCTTATCTAAATTTATATGTTCTAGTATAGTTCTAGGGATTTCaacattcaatattttattttcggaTTTATTCCTTTTCAAACGAAAAATTGGATCAAGCTGAATAAATGTAAAGACTTGGAATTGACACTTAAAGAAGCTGAAGTTTTATTTGGATCCATTGTATTATTGACAACTGTTACCTGTCGGGTGTCTCATCCTTCGCGCAAGCTCTGCGTTTCATCGATGTGACTTAACCAATTTTCTGAAGGTGAGATCCTTGAAGAAGCTCAATGGTCTAGGTCAGATAAGGGAAATTGTGTTCCCGTTAGGTagtaaggattagataagttgtaaTCGAGGTAGATCCATCAAACGCGCTTTTTCTACGGAGCCGGACCATAGGAAAAGAGTTGTCAGATGACTAGGCaaggcatgcaaagaggtgattAGTGTCATGAGGAGGGGTTGCACGTTAGACATATGTTTGATAAGTCAGCGACGATTCTAGAGGCCAACTAGTCCGCCTTTTCTTTTTCGAATACGCTTAATTATCAATTTCTTGTCCACTAGAAGTGTTATGGACTTGTTGGTTAGAGCCGAAGCCCATTTGGCATCTTCTGTCATTTCTGCGAAATCacgcattaaaataaaaaattaaagcatcCTCTTAACTTTATTCACTCAAAAGCACTGTTTccattaaataatttcatttctctgaatttcgatattttataaTCGATAAGTTATCGATCAGAAACTGCAAAATTGTCATAACTGACTCAAAATCATAGTCCCAGCTCTAATCAGCTgaatgtacaaaaacaaaatgaattcaaaacaataacaaaaataaaataaaaggcagACAAAGTTTCTCCGTTGTCGATTACAACTTGTGTATTCCATCCAGTTTACTGATTAGCTGAAGTGCAATAAAACCATTGGAATATTAAGTGGACAACCACAGAAAACGAGATAAAAGTTATACGGGAATAAAATCCAGTTGCGGTTTATAATTCCAACCAGGCAGACGTAAGTGATAGCAGaaaaacttacatataaataatagaaCTATAATTTACGGCTAGTTTTTTTACAGTACTAAACTAAGCAAAGTCACAACAAAATGGCCTCCTTTCGTTTGGGTCCACTGACGCACTCTGTGCCAATGTCACTCTTCCGCAAAAACCGTGAGAAATTGTGCGCTGCGCTGAAGGAACATAGTGCTATTAAACCTAAAGCTCATGTTTTACTGGCTGGCGGTGACGATGTTAGCTTCAACGATACGGATGTGAGTTATCCTTTCCGTCAGGAGTCCTATTTCCAGTATTTGTTTGGCGTCAAGGAGCCTGGTTGCTATGGTGTACTCAATGTTCATACTGGCATATCCAATTTATTTGTGCCGCGTTTACCAGAGGAGTATGCCACTTGGATGGGAAAATTATATACATGTGAGGAATTCAAACGAATGTATGAGGTAGATGAGGTGCGTTATGTGGACGAATTAAATTCTTTCTTCACGAGCGCACAACCTTCCGTCATACTGACGCTGAGTGGGCTCAACACGGACAGTGGCATAGTATCCAAACCAGCACGTTTTGAAGGTATCGAAAAATTTATCGTCGATTGTGAAATCTTGCACCCAGTGATAGCTGAATGTCGCGTCATCAAGTCACCCGAAGAGATTGAGGTTTTACGTTATGTCGCAAAAGTGTCCTCGGATGCGCACATACGTGTCATGCAATTTATGCGTCCAGGACGTTCAGAGTATGAA
This region includes:
- the LOC105226941 gene encoding uncharacterized protein LOC105226941, with the protein product MSTELNFRQLIDLAIGSPEPGHVNFYALHFLLFSFAEKLNLIDEPVDNTKYENVSIVMSSGKFGSDSCDQYPGSVSFAHSKGSTLRHVKESAKPLMKRNRKRETGGADPDDTATAEGTEVEEAEGGEGGEGGEGGEGGEGGEEAQNIQEAPQQEVVEEVQLEAPPEPVAPLATKQSIDKPIELEIVPATGEEVFDQPVEAKTSGEEIDLAIQLEHQQLTSSVYRGITIMKDQLELVMELMRLVVSVTVQKRATPMQIEQMQSLVKKMIAIQKENTYIENAYGFRIDDTYFDPDLDRLEDGVEDEEGEEESMHSDPSYKSPLTSHIAVPPAVRPTQEEYELDAHLCYSPDKLLDQLMDLKSEFCMLTNKVNEITATILEQDCQRTTKLIADLQEQLRDLKFYVTSLKEATDRMESKNVNYSETIDELTKTIDEIMNDKIDKSEIEILLADKVDYNQLQRKVSNEQMQEFQCRLDKKFTEVQNQIKTNDKNMYQAMDNIRITLGLASVDDILNRFKEKIEAQIQGLQETLRKYMDATNDECAAAGARIKVLQDLACISCDTTCVMRTMEKSKVAKLPNAHASNLLSPLITYEIGSIRKSGIMGYYRKDDFPHAPNAWLNQQRVSMRMCVPRHAGGAHTTHTAKEHFEKVVISKK